A window of the Fulvia fulva chromosome 3, complete sequence genome harbors these coding sequences:
- a CDS encoding putative deoxyuridine 5'-triphosphate nucleotidohydrolase gives MADQTPAPDHAAPSVPNSPLPKRTKYTEAAPSLTVASILNDQPPTPTPDSLPNPLSEMSTTTTNNATALPSMPSIPAMPPMSFEPPPPALQIKRLSPSAKLPTRGSEYAAGYDLYASKEAVVPARGKVLVDTDISIAVPAGTYGRVAPRSGLASKFSIDVGAGVIDADYRGPVKVLLFNLSDVDFEVKVGERVAQLIVERIYTPQVLEVQELETTVRGAGGFGSTGGFGGALPAMAAPAVPGTAPLP, from the exons ATGGCAGACCAAACACCCGCACCAGACCACGCAGCGCCCTCCGTCCCCAACTCACCACTCCCCAAGCGCACCAAATACACAGAAGCAGCCCCAAGCTTAACAGTAGCCT CAATCCTCAACGACCAACCCCCCACACCCACACCCGACTCCCTCCCCAACCCCCTCTCCGAAATGTCCACAACAACCACCAACAACGCCACCGCCCTCCCCTCCATGCCCTCAATCCCCGCCATGCCGCCCATGTCCTTCGAACCACCTCCACCAGCCCTGCAAATCAAACGCCTCTCGCCCTCCGCAAAGCTCCCCACGCGCGGCTCCGAGTACGCAGCCGGCTACGACCTCTACGCCTCCAAGGAAGCTGTGGTGCCCGCCCGTGGAAAGGTGCTAGTGGATACAGACATCAGTATTGCGGTGCCGGCGGGGACGTATGGACGTGTTGCGCCACGGAGTGGGCTGGCGAGCAAGTTTAGTATTGATGTGGGAGCGGGTGTGATTGATGCGGATTACAGAGGGCCGGTGAAAGTGTTGCTGTTTAACCTCAGTGATGTGGATTTTGAGGTGAAGGTGGGGGAGAGGGTTGCGCAGTTGATTGTGGAGAGG ATTTACACCCCCCAAGTGCTAGAGGTACAGGAACTCGAAACCACTGTCCGAGGCGCTGGTGGCTTCGGCTCGACGGGAGGGTTTGGTGGAGCGCTTCCTGCAATGGCTGCTCCAGCAGTGCCAGGTACTGCTCCGCTGCCATAA
- a CDS encoding Methylthioribulose-1-phosphate dehydratase, translated as MADTNSPNKKLKADHTNGLEPTNNNDDSLITSTDPSHPANYISSLCRQFYTHGWVTGTGGGLSIKHGKHVYLAPSGVQKELMRPEDMFVMDHESGEYLRRPKALKPSACTPLFLSAFTQRGATCCIHTHSQWAVLITLICEAGLQNHPDGSSRDCFAIREIEQIKGISRGGVGSQVILEGGRKAGNLSYFDTMKIPIIENTAHEEDLKDTLEKAMVEWPETCAVLVRRHGLYVWGKDVAQAKTQCESLDYLFQLAVEMHKMGLKWV; from the exons ATGGCAGACACCAACTCACCCAACAAGAAACTGAAAGCAGACCACACCAACGGCTTAGAGCCCACCAACAACAACGACGACTCCCTCATCACCTCCACCGACCCCTCCCATCCCGCAAATTACATCTCCTCCCTCTGCCGCCAATTCTACACCCACGGCTGGGTCACCGGCACCGGCGGCGGCCTGTCCATCAAACATGGAAAGCACGTATACCTCGCGCCCTCGGGTGTGCAGAAAGAGCTCATGAGGCCTGAAGATATGTTTGTCATGGACCATGAGAGCGGGGAGTATCTGCGGCGGCCGAAG GCTCTCAAACCCTCCGCCTGCACACCCCTCTTCCTCTCCGCCTTTACGCAACGCGGCGCTACATGCTGCATTCATACCCATTCCCAATGGGCCGTCCTCATCACCCTAATCTGCGAAGCCGGCCTGCAGAACCACCCCGACGGCTCTAGCAGAGACTGCTTCGCAATCCGCGAAATCGAGCAGATCAAGGGAATCTCCCGCGGCGGTGTCGGATCTCAAGTCATTCTCGAGGGCGGACGTAAGGCAGGCAATTTGAGCTACTTTGATACCATGAAGATTCCGATTATTGAGAATACCGCGCATGAGGAGGATTTGAAGGATACGTTGGAGAAGGCTATGGTGGAGTGGCCGGAGACGTGTGCGGTGTTGGTTAGGAGACATGGACTGTATGTGTGGGGGAAGGATGTGGCGCAGGCGAAGACGCAGTGTGAGAGTTTGGATTATTTGTTTCAGTTGGCGGTGGAGATGCACAAGATGGGGTTGAAGTGGGTGTAG
- a CDS encoding U6 snRNA phosphodiesterase — MGLVDYSDSEDEARDETPAKKRKMLGDKKDDATALPPLPASFRNLYSSAVRTSTQDDPSLHAGRKRVIPHVAGNWPTHVYLEWFPETDAYKVLCLALRDVQHTLEDGVDNVHSLLQNDLGVQLPLHISLSRPLALKTEQKDAFLAELKKAISGTGVRTFAVSPTNLIWHPNEDRTRWFLVLKLQRPAGDELQQMLGASNDTAAGFDQPLLYQNKHARSADKSANTPIEAFHISVAWSLQSPTAQPAKHGGLHQAVSSAVLEQMGKLEVNFEEVKVRIGQDVTSIPLQKARVTGPTV, encoded by the exons ATGGGCCTCGTCGACTACTCTGATTCAGAAGACGAAGCACGCGACGAGACGCCGGCTAAGAAAAGAAAGATGTTGGGCGACAAGAAGGACGACGCGACTGCACTGCCTCCTCTACCCGCCAGCTTCCGGAATCTGTATTCATCGGCGGTGAGAACGAGCACCCAAGACGATCCATCTCTCCACGCCGGGAGGAAGCGCGTCATCCCACATGTCGCCGGCAATTGGCCCACACACGTCTATCTCGAGT GGTTTCCAGAGACAGATGCATACAAGGTGCTTTGCCTGGCGCTGAGAGATGTTCAACACACTCTCGAGGACGGCGTCGATAATGTGCACAGCTTACTGCAGAATGATCTTGGGGTGCAGCTGCCATTGCATATCTCATTGTCCCGGCCGCTAGCACTCAAGACCGAGCAAAAGGACGCCTTCTTGGCGGAGCTCAAGAAAGCCATCTCGGGCACTGGTGTGCGCACCTTCGCAGTGTCCCCGACTAATCTGATCTGGCACCCGAATGAAGATCGCACAAGATGGTTCTTGGTTCTGAAGCTTCAGAGGCCTGCTGGAGATGAACTGCAGCAGATGCTCGGCGCTTCCAACGATACTGCCGCTGGCTTCGACCAGCCTTTGTTGTACCAAAATAAGCATGCACGCAGCGCGGACAAGTCGGCCAATACGCCCATCGAAGCCTTTCACATCAGTGTCGCCTGGTCTTTGCAGTCTCCTACCGCACAGCCTGCGAAGCATGGTGGGTTGCATCAAGCGGTCTCGAGTGCTGTCCTTGAGCAGATGGGAAAGCTGGAGGTCAACTTCGAGGAGGTCAAAGTCCGGATCGGCCAAGATGTTACTTCCATACCGCTACAGAAGGCCAGAGTCACAGGGCCCACGGTCTGA
- a CDS encoding Methylmalonate-semialdehyde dehydrogenase [acylating], mitochondrial yields MAARRAISSRTLQSLTLRPTVTRASRVVSKMPQNGNETANAVRRLHATSQQLAATTTAASSPQQYPTTHEKVDQPLNTQNFIDNKFVASDATQWIDLHDPATNNLVTRVPQSTDAELKAAVDSAQKAFPGWKAMSVLARQQIMFKYTALIREHWDRLAASITLEQGKTFADAKGDVLRGLQVAETACGITTQITGEVLEVAKDMETRSYREPLGVVAAICPFNFPAMIPLWTIPIATITGNTCIIKPSERDPGACMILAELAEKAGFPPGVVNIIHGSAKTVDFIIDEPRIKAVSFVGSNKAGEYIYSRCSANGKRVQANLGAKNHCAVLPDCNKNQALNAIAGAAFGAAGQRCMALSTLVFVGETKDWAPEIAERAKGLSMNGGFEEGADLGPVISPQAKERIESLIASAEKEGATIVLDGRGQKPEKYPNGNWVGPTIIANVTKDMTCYKEEIFGPVLVCLNVQTLDEAIELINANEYGNGTAIFTSNGATAGKFQKEIEAGQVGINVPIPVPLPVFSFTGNKKSIAGGGANTFYGKSGLQFYTQQKTVTSLWRSEDATNTRASVNMPTQS; encoded by the exons ATGGCAGCTCGACGCGCGATCTCGAGCCGCACACTGCAGAGCTTGACCCTTCGACCGACTGTCACCAGAGCTTCACGAGTCGTCAGCAAGATGCCGCAGAACGGCAACGAGACTGCCAATGCCGTGCGAAGGCTCCATGCCACATCGCAGCAACTTGCGGCTACCACTACAGCAGCATCGTCTCCGCAGCAATACCCTACGACTCACGAGAAGGTTGACCAGCCATTGAACACCCAGAACTTCATCGACAACAAGTTCGTGGCCTCGGACGCTACGCAATGGATCGACCTCCACGACCCAGCGACCAACAACCTCGTCACTCGCGTCCCACAATCTACAGATGCCGAGCTGAAGGCTGCCGTGGACAGCGCCCAGAAGGCGTTTCCAGGATGGAAGGCAATGAGCGTGCTGGCAAGACAACAGATCATGTTCAAGTACACGGCACTCATTCGTGAGCACTGGGACCGTCTTGCGGCGAGCATTACACTGGAACAGGGCAAGACCTTTGCAGATGCCAAAGGTGATGTTCTGCGTGGTCTGCAAGTCGCAGAGACTGCTTGCGGTATTACGACTCAGATCACTGGCGAGGTGCTCGAGGTCGCAAAGGACATGGAGACCCGCTCGTACAGGGAGCCATTGGGTGTCGTTGCTGCCATCTGCCCATTCAACTTCCCGGCTATGATCCCACTCTGGACTATCCCAATTGCAACCATCACTGGTAACACCTGCATCATCAAGCCTTCCGAGCGTGACCCAGGAGCTTGCATGATCCTCGCCGAGCTTGCTGAGAAGGCTGGCTTCCCACCTGGCGTTGTCAACATCATCCACGGCTCAGCCAAGACCGTCGACTTCATCATCGACGAGCCACGCATCAAGGCCGTCTCCTTCGTCGGCTCCAACAAGGCTGGTGAGTACATCTACAGCCGCTGCAGCGCCAACGGCAAGCGTGTGCAAGCCAACCTGGGAGCCAAGAACCACTGCGCAGTCCTTCCAGATTGCAACAAGAACCAGGCTCTCAACGCCATTGCCGGTGCTGCGTTCGGTGCAGCAGGCCAGCGATGCATGGCTCTTTCCACCCTCGTCTTCGTTGGCGAGACCAAGGACTGGGCACCAGAGATCGCCGAGCGTGCAAAGGGTCTCAGCATGAACGGTGGTTTCGAAGAGGGCGCAGATCTCGGTCCAGTCATCTCACCACAAGCCAAGGAGAGAATCGAGAGCCTTATCGCCAGCGCCGAGAAGGAGGGCGCAACCATTGTCCTTGATGGACGAGGCCAGAAGCCAGAGAAGTACCCCAACGGCAACTGG GTCGGCCCCACCATCATCGCCAACGTAACCAAAGACATGACCTGCTACAAAGAAGAAATCTTCGGCCCCGTCCTCGTCTGCCTCAACGTCCAAACCCTCGACGAAGCCATCGAACTCATCAACGCCAACGAATACGGCAACGGAACCGCCATCTTCACCTCCAACGGCGCCACCGCCGGCAAGTTCCAGAAAGAGATCGAGGCCGGACAAGTTGGGATTAATGTCCCTATCCCAGTGCCGTTGCCAGTGTTCAGCTTCACGGGCAACAAGAAGAGTATCGCGGGTGGAGGTGCAAATACGTTTTATGGAAAGAGTGGGTTGCAGTTTTATACGCAGCAGAAGACGGTGACGAGTTTGTGGAGGAGTGAGGATGCGACGAATACGAGGGCTAGTGTTAATATGCCGACGCAGTCGTAG
- a CDS encoding Transcription activator AMTR1, producing the protein MAASRAGDVSNRDDDSQTTARDPDGKLATAGKKRTRTGCLNCRRKRRKCDEIKPTCEGCQARKETCEWGVRVTFRPENAQTMGPEHPSMRLALACARGQGFQIINVTKEVIRDYFEETAHDEVDEMRVSDVPSRHHRPSTRGSVSTQPSHTFQSPVAKQAHVVNQPIPVVIEPEQYHNEHAAQTPFLPEDLFLSPQYSDSAFEDGIFLPGSEYQQLHAALRSRIIDTARSTAPSRLATPEPADERPSLQRSDTAETEDEESRALAHLSAEEEYFLWQNYIDEAAPWMDKFDINRHFELVLPMLAKHHPHLRYSCLALSARQLERKSQINDNSRSLALYQHAIHLLSPLLHQRTSVVLASCVVLCVLEMMSCSPKAWRRHLDGCAALIQALGMNGSSGGLDEALFWCFARMDICGSLISSEKTLIPMDKWIGPGELLTDYTLLLNRNSMFDMYANRMVYLCGRVVDLLCSSGKWEQRHHHTTHAMDGNDYLQQWSRLFEVLEQWYLDRPEEMKPLLTINSPSGALGAASPFQTLLYGNGPGVSGNQMYHTAALLMLKFKPSHVQFAKKPHSILWHARMICAISISNSHHGCWTNSVQPLWIAGQHMSHPSEHRAILSIYERIERETGWATKWRADDLREYWGECED; encoded by the exons ATGGCTGCATCCCGAGCAGGAGACGTATCCAACAGGGATGACGACAGCCAGACCACCGCTCGTGATCCGGACGGCAAATTGGCTACAGCAGGCAAAAAACGAACCAGAACAGGCTGCTTGAACTGTCGGCGAAAACGACGGAAAT GTGACGAAATAAAGCCGACTTGCGAGGGCTGCCAGGCGCGGAAGGAGACCTGCGAATGGGGCGTCAGGGTTACATTTCGTCCTGAAAATGCTCAAACGATGGGACCTGAACATCCATCGATGCGTCTGGCGTTGGCATGTGCCCGGGGTCAAGGCTTCCAG ATCATCAACGTGACGAAGGAGGTCATCCGAGACTACTTTGAAGAGACCGCCCATGATGAAGTGGATGAGATGCGGGTGTCTGATGTTCCTTCGAGGCATCATCGTCCATCGACACGTGGATCTGTGTCTACACAGCCGTCTCATACATTTCAGTCACCTGTGGCAAAGCAGGCTCATGTCGTCAATCAGCCCATACCAGTCGTCATCGAGCCGGAACAGTATCACAATGAGCACGCTGCCCAGACGCCCTTCCTCCCGGAGGATCTGTTCTTGTCGCCGCAATACAGTGATTCTGCATTCGAAGACGGCATCTTCCTTCCTGGGTCAGAATACCAACAGTTACATGCTGCTCTGCGGAGCCGCATCATTGATACCGCCCGGTCGACTGCGCCCTCGAGGCTCGCAACTCCAGAGCCTGCCGACGAGAGGCCCAGTTTGCAGCGCTCAGACACTGCGGAGACCGAAGACGAAGAATCTCGAGCTCTTGCTCACTTGAGTGCCGAAGAAGAGTACTTCCTCTGGCAGAACTACATCGATGAGGCTGCACCCTGGATGGATAAGTTCGACATCAATCGGCACTTTGAACTGGTCCTTCCCATGCTCGCGAAGCATCATCCGCATCTACGATACTCCTGCCTCGCATTGTCTGCACGACAGCTAGAACGTAAGTCACAGATCAACGACAACTCACGCAGCCTGGCCCTCTACCAGCACGCCATCCACCTGCTGTCTCCTTTGCTGCACCAGAGGACATCAGTCGTGTTGGCATCATGCGTTGTACTTTGTGTTCTCGAGATGATGAGCTGCTCGCCAAAAGCTTGGAGACGACATCTGGATGGCTGTGCTGCACTTATCCAGGCACTGGGCATGAACGGCAGCAGCGGTGGGCTAGACGAGGCACTATTCTGGTGCTTTGCTCGCATGGACATTTGTGGGAGTCTAATATCTTCTGAGAAGACTCTAATCCCTATGGACAAGTGGATCGGGCCTGGTGAGCTTCTGACCGACTACACCTTGTTGCTGAATCGAAACAGCATGTTCGACATGTATGCCAACCGAATGGTATACCTGTGTGGCCGAGTTGTGGACCTGCTTTGTTCTTCCGGGAAATGGGAGCAGCGACATCATCACACGACCCATGCTATGGACGGTAACGACTATCTGCAGCAGTGGTCCCGCCTGTTCGAGGTTCTGGAACAATGGTATCTGGACCGACCAGAAGAGATGAAGCCACTACTGACGATCAACTCTCCCTCCGGTGCACTCGGAGCTGCAAGTCCCTTCCAGACGCTGCTGTACGGGAATGGACCCGGTGTCTCTGGGAACCAGATGTACCATACAGCGGCTTTGCTCATGCTCAAGTTCAAGCCATCGCATGTGCAGTTTGCAAAGAAGCCTCATTCGATACTGTGGCATGCTCGCATGATATGCGCGATTTCGATCTCGAACAGTCACCATGGCTGCTGGACGAACAGTGTCCAGCCTTTATGGATCGCAGGGCAACATATGAGCCACCCGAGCGAGCATCGAGCGATATTGAGCATATACGAACGTATTGAGCGCGAGACTGGCTGGGCGACGAAGTGGCGTGCTGATGATCTGAGGGAGTATTGGGGCGAGTGCGAGGACTGA
- a CDS encoding Rhamnolipids biosynthesis 3-oxoacyl-[acyl-carrier-protein] reductase, producing MVSDDARQHNNQEFQLSNLFNVEDKVALITGGGSGIGLMAVQALAVNGAKVYICGRTQEKLDTVAKTFSQDISGQIIPIVADVSKKADVATLYQEISQKEKHLDILINNAGISTSTFNTEAGNAEELKKALFDNEDATYEDWDAVYRTNVSQIYFMTTCFLPLLQKASESTKGWSASVINISSISGQVKTSQHHPQYNASKCAAIHLTRMLANEIQTNGLTIRVNDIAPGVFPSEMTAGESGENQKSHIPKEQHEGKTPAARPGHDRDMAQSVLFVAANQFLNGQSITVDGGYTLMAGR from the exons ATGGTATCCGACGACGCACGCCAGCACAACAACCAGGAGTTCCAGCTCTCCAACCTGTTCAATGTCGAGGACAAGGTCGCCCTCATCACTGGCGGTGGTTCAGGCATTGGCCTTATGGCCGTGCAGGCTTTGGCTGTGAACGGTGCCAAGGTTTACATCTGTGGCCGTACACAAGAGAAGCTCGACACTGTTGCGAAGACCTTCAGCCAGGACATCTCCGGCCAGATCATCCCTATCGTTGCCGACGTCTCGAAGAAGGCCGACGTAGCGACTCTCTACCAGGAGATCTCGCAGAAGGAGAAGCACCTTGACATCCTCATCAACA ACGCCGGCATCTCCACATCGACCTTCAACACCGAAGCTGGCAACGCCGAGGAGCTCAAGAAGGCTCTATTCGACAACGAAGATGCGACTTACGAGGACTGGGATGCTGTATACCGCACCAACGTCTCTCAGATCTACTTCATGACCACCTGCTTCCTACCACTACTTCAGAAGGCTTCCGAGAGCACCAAGGGCTGGTCAGCATCTGTGATCAACATCAGCTCTATCTCTG GCCAAGTCAAGACCTCCCAGCACCACCCACAATACAACGCTTCGAAGTGTGCTGCCATCCATCTCACACGCATGCTTGCCAACGAGATCCAAACCAACGGCCTCACAATCCGTGTCAACGACATCGCCCCAGGAGTCTTCCCATCAGAGATGACCGCAGGCGAGAGCGGCGAGAATCAGAAGTCGCACATCCCTAAGGAGCAGCACGAAGGCAAGACACCTGCTGCTCGCCCTGGCCACGACCGTGACATGGCTCAGTCGGTCCTGTTCGTTGCTGCTAACCAGTTCCTGAACGGCCAGAGCATCACTGTCGATGGAGGCTACACTTTGATGGCTGGCCGCTAA